A stretch of DNA from Streptomyces sp. NBC_01197:
CTGGCCGCCGAAGCTCCGGCGGACGCCGATCTGGTGATAGCGACGCCCGAGTCGGGCACGCCCGCCGCGATCGGTTACGCCGAGGCCAGCGGGATTCCGTACGGCTCGGGCCTGGTCAAGAACGCCTATGTCGGCCGGACCTTCATCCAGCCGTCCCAGACGATCCGCCAGCTCGGTATCCGCCTCAAGCTCAACCCGCTCAAGGAAGTCATCCGCGGGAAGCGCCTAGTGGTCGTCGACGACTCGATCGTCCGCGGAAACACCCAGCGCGCCCTGGTCAAGATGCTCCGCGAGGCGGGCGCCGCCGAGATCCATATCCGGATCTCCTCTCCGCCCGTGAAGTGGCCGTGCTTCTTCGGCATCGACTTCGCCACCCGGGCCGAGCTCATCGCCAACGGCATGTCCGTGGACGAGATCGCGACCTCGATGGGCGCCGACTCCCTCTCGTACATCTCCATCGACGGCATGATCGAGGCGACGACCATCGACAAGCCGAACCTGTGCGGCGCCTGCTTCGACGGCGTGTACCCGATGGAACTGCCCGACCCCGAGCTGCTCGGCAAACAGCTGCTGGAGACCGAGCTCGCGGCCGGACCGGCGAGCACCGCCGCCGCCGAAGCGCTCCGTCGCCCGTAAGCCCCGCAGGACGACACGAAAGTCCCAGAACCATGTCTGCTGAATCTTCCGAGCGCGCTCCGCACCAGGCCGCCGGTGCCAGCTACGCGGCTGCCGGCGTCGACATCGAAGCCGGTGACCGCGCCGTCGAGCTGATGAAGGAGTGGGTGAAGAAGACGCAGCGCCCGGAGGTCGCGGGCCTCGGCGGCCTCGGCGGATTCGCCGGCCTCTTCGACGCCTCGGCCCTGAAGCGGTACGAGCGGCCGCTCCTCGCCTCCGCCACCGACGGCGTCGGTACGAAGGTCGACCTCGCCCGCAAGATGGGCGTGTACGACACCATCGGCCACGACCTCGTGGGCATGGTCGTCGACGATCTGGTCGTCTGCGGTGCCGAGCCGCTCTTCATGACCGACTACATCTGCGTCGGCAAGGTCTTTCCCGAGCGGGTCGCCGCGATCGTGAAGGGCATCGCCGAAGGCTGTGTGCTCGCCGGCTGCGCGCTGGTCGGCGGCGAGACCGCCGAACACCCCGGACTCCTCGGCGAGGACGACTTCGACGTCGCGGGCGCCGGTACGGGTGTGGTCGAGGCGGACCGGCTGCTGGGCCCCGAGCGGATCCGCGAGGGTGACGCCGTCATCGCGATGGCCTCGTCCGGACTTCACTCGAACGGGTACTCGCTGGTGCGCCATGTCGTCTTCGACCGGGCCGGCTGGACGCTGGACCGGGAGATCGCGGAGTTCGGCAGGACGCTCGGCGAGGAGCTGCTGGAGCCGACCAGGATCTACTCGCTGGACTGTCTGGCGCTGACCCGCACGACCGAGGTGCACGGCTTCAGCCACATCACCGGCGGCGGCCTCGCCAACAACCTGGCCCGGGTGATCCCGGACCACCTGCACGCCACGGTGGACCGTTCGACCTGGACCCCGGGCGCGGTCTTCGACGTCGTCGGCAGGGCCGGACAGGTCGAGCGCCTGGAGCTTGAGAAGACGCTGAACATGGGGGTCGGCATGATGGCCGTCGTCCCGGCGGAGTCGGTGGACGCAGCGCTGGCGACCTTCGAGGACCGGGGTCTGGACGCCTGGGTCGCGGGAGAGATCACCGGCCGCGGCGATCACGCCACGGGCGCCGAGCTGACCGGGAACTACGCCAAGTAGGCGGCCGGGAACAGGTCGGGGCCGGGGGACGGGCCGGGACAGGTCGCCGGAGTGCGCACCAGGTCACACGCCGGGTCGGTGCGGACGCGGCTGACCGCCCGTACCGCACCGGCAGACCGGCGGGCAGTGTGTGGACAGCACTGAACCCGGCCCGTGGCGCAGGCCCTGGACCGGGTCAGTGTGTCAGCGCAGCCGGAGGCCGCGCCGGGAAATGCTGTGAGGTGTTGTACGTCAAGCGCCGCGGCGCTGAGACGAAGGACCGGACTCGTCGTCCTCGTCCTGATCCTCGTTATAACGATCCGCGTACTGTGCGTACGGGTCATCTTCCTCTTCGTCGTCCTCGAACGGCTCCGCGTTCGGTGGCTGACTCGTAGGAGATGCGCCCAGCTCATTGGCCAGACGTGACAGGTCCGTTCCGCCGCTGCTGTACTTCAGCTGGCGGGCGACCTTCGTCTGCTTGGCCTTTGCCCGGCCGCGCCCCATGGCTCGACCCCCTCGGTGACGGGGCTCGACGGCCCCAGAGTCTTGACACCCGTTCATGATTCGGAACGGACTCTCCGTGAAGAGTCCGGTCCGTAGGGCTTCAACGGTACCTGCTTCCGCGGCCCTACGGTACGCCGCCCGCAGGTAGCGCCGCTTCACAGAACCGGCGAGGAGCCCCGTCCTCGCTGGTCAGCTGCGATTTTAACCTCTTCTCGGCCGCCGACCCGCCGACGGGG
This window harbors:
- the purM gene encoding phosphoribosylformylglycinamidine cyclo-ligase, yielding MSAESSERAPHQAAGASYAAAGVDIEAGDRAVELMKEWVKKTQRPEVAGLGGLGGFAGLFDASALKRYERPLLASATDGVGTKVDLARKMGVYDTIGHDLVGMVVDDLVVCGAEPLFMTDYICVGKVFPERVAAIVKGIAEGCVLAGCALVGGETAEHPGLLGEDDFDVAGAGTGVVEADRLLGPERIREGDAVIAMASSGLHSNGYSLVRHVVFDRAGWTLDREIAEFGRTLGEELLEPTRIYSLDCLALTRTTEVHGFSHITGGGLANNLARVIPDHLHATVDRSTWTPGAVFDVVGRAGQVERLELEKTLNMGVGMMAVVPAESVDAALATFEDRGLDAWVAGEITGRGDHATGAELTGNYAK
- a CDS encoding DUF3073 domain-containing protein, whose amino-acid sequence is MGRGRAKAKQTKVARQLKYSSGGTDLSRLANELGASPTSQPPNAEPFEDDEEEDDPYAQYADRYNEDQDEDDESGPSSQRRGA